The Streptomyces sp. Mut1 genome window below encodes:
- the rplJ gene encoding 50S ribosomal protein L10, translated as MARPDKAAAVAELADQFRSSSAAVLTEYRGLTVAQLKQLRRSLGENAQYAVVKNTLTKIAANEAGIDTLDDLFAGPTAVAFVTGDPVESAKGLRDFAKDNPNLIIKGGVLDGKALSADEIKQLADLESREVLLAKLAGAMKGKQTQAAQLFQALPSKFVRTAEALRVKLEEQGGAGTPAPAEAAE; from the coding sequence ATGGCAAGGCCCGACAAGGCTGCAGCGGTAGCCGAGCTCGCGGACCAGTTCCGCAGCTCCAGCGCCGCCGTGCTGACCGAGTACCGGGGTCTCACCGTGGCACAGCTCAAGCAGCTGCGCCGTTCGCTCGGTGAGAACGCCCAGTACGCCGTGGTGAAGAACACGCTGACCAAGATTGCGGCCAACGAGGCCGGGATCGACACGCTGGACGACCTGTTCGCAGGCCCGACGGCGGTTGCCTTCGTCACCGGTGACCCGGTGGAGTCGGCGAAGGGTCTTCGTGACTTCGCCAAGGACAACCCCAACCTCATCATCAAGGGCGGTGTCCTTGACGGTAAGGCGCTGTCCGCCGATGAGATCAAGCAGCTCGCGGACCTCGAGTCCCGCGAGGTTCTGCTCGCCAAGCTGGCCGGTGCCATGAAGGGCAAGCAGACTCAGGCTGCGCAGCTCTTCCAGGCGCTGCCGTCGAAGTTCGTCCGCACCGCGGAAGCGCTTCGCGTCAAGCTGGAGGAGCAGGGCGGTGCCGGTACGCCGGCTCCCGCCGAGGCCGCCGAGTAA
- a CDS encoding NAD(P)-dependent oxidoreductase: protein MKLTVFGATGGIGQEIVRQAVAAGHEVTAVVRDPARLAVPLSDVTVHTAARIDDPEALREAVAGRDAVLSGLGSRGRRADGIAERLTRAVLTAMEAEGTRRLLVVSAAPVAPKLADDPLLDRMMLSVIGAVLKEVYADLTAMEAALAASATDWTSVRPPKLTNGPLTGTYRTVVGGNPRSGRSISRADVAHAMLALTDDPATVKQGVGVAY, encoded by the coding sequence ATGAAGCTCACGGTGTTCGGGGCGACAGGCGGTATCGGGCAGGAGATCGTCCGCCAGGCGGTGGCGGCGGGGCACGAGGTGACGGCGGTGGTCCGCGATCCCGCGCGGCTCGCGGTGCCCCTCTCGGACGTCACGGTGCACACCGCCGCCCGGATCGACGACCCGGAGGCGCTGCGCGAGGCGGTGGCGGGCCGCGACGCGGTCCTCTCCGGCCTCGGGTCGAGGGGCCGCAGGGCCGACGGGATCGCCGAGCGGCTGACCCGCGCCGTGCTGACGGCCATGGAGGCGGAGGGCACCCGGCGGCTACTGGTGGTCAGCGCCGCCCCGGTCGCCCCGAAGCTGGCCGACGACCCGCTGCTCGACCGGATGATGCTCTCGGTGATCGGCGCGGTCCTCAAGGAGGTGTACGCGGATCTCACCGCGATGGAGGCGGCGCTGGCGGCATCCGCCACGGACTGGACGTCGGTGCGGCCCCCGAAGCTGACGAACGGCCCCCTGACGGGCACCTACCGGACGGTCGTCGGCGGAAATCCGCGCAGCGGCCGGTCCATCTCCCGGGCCGACGTGGCGCACGCGATGCTGGCGCTGACCGACGACCCGGCGACGGTGAAGCAGGGTGTCGGCGTGGCGTACTGA
- the rplL gene encoding 50S ribosomal protein L7/L12, whose protein sequence is MAKLSQEDLLAQFEELTLIELSEFVKAFEEKFDVTAAAAVAVAGPAGPGAPVEAAEEKDEFDVILTAAGDKKIQVIKVVRELTSLGLKEAKDLVDGAPKPVVEKVAKEAAEKAAESLKAAGASVEVK, encoded by the coding sequence ATGGCGAAGCTCAGCCAGGAAGACCTGCTCGCCCAGTTCGAGGAGCTCACCCTCATCGAGCTCTCCGAGTTCGTGAAGGCCTTCGAGGAGAAGTTCGACGTCACCGCCGCCGCGGCCGTCGCCGTCGCCGGCCCCGCCGGCCCGGGCGCCCCGGTCGAGGCCGCTGAGGAGAAGGACGAGTTCGACGTCATCCTCACCGCCGCCGGTGACAAGAAGATCCAGGTCATCAAGGTCGTGCGCGAGCTGACCTCCCTCGGCCTGAAGGAGGCCAAGGACCTCGTCGACGGCGCCCCGAAGCCCGTCGTCGAGAAGGTCGCCAAGGAGGCCGCCGAGAAGGCTGCCGAGTCCCTCAAGGCCGCCGGCGCCTCCGTCGAGGTCAAGTGA
- the rplK gene encoding 50S ribosomal protein L11: MPPKKKKVTGLIKLQINAGAANPAPPVGPALGQHGVNIMEFCKAYNAATESQRGMVVPVEITVYEDRSFTFVTKTPPAAKLILKAAGVDKGSGEPHKTKVAKLTADQVREIATTKLPDLNANDLDAASKIIAGTARSMGITVEG, from the coding sequence ATGCCTCCCAAGAAGAAGAAGGTCACGGGGCTTATCAAGCTCCAGATCAACGCCGGTGCGGCCAACCCGGCCCCGCCGGTCGGCCCCGCGCTGGGCCAGCACGGCGTCAACATCATGGAGTTCTGCAAGGCCTACAACGCCGCGACCGAGTCGCAGCGTGGCATGGTCGTGCCGGTGGAGATCACGGTCTACGAGGACCGCTCCTTCACCTTTGTGACCAAGACTCCGCCGGCCGCCAAGCTGATCCTCAAGGCCGCGGGTGTGGACAAGGGCTCCGGCGAGCCGCACAAGACCAAGGTCGCCAAGCTGACGGCCGACCAGGTCCGCGAGATCGCCACGACGAAGCTCCCCGACCTGAACGCCAATGACCTCGACGCCGCGTCGAAGATCATCGCCGGCACCGCCCGTTCCATGGGCATCACGGTCGAAGGCTGA
- a CDS encoding pyridoxal phosphate-dependent aminotransferase, protein MSAATSPSERRVSARIGAISESATLAVDAKAKALKAAGRPVIGFGAGEPDFPTPGYIVDAAVEACRNPKFHRYTPAGGLPELKAAIAEKTLRDSGYEVDASQILVTNGGKQAIYEAFAAILDPGDEVIVPAPYWTTYPESIRLAGGVPVEVVADETTGYRVSVEQLEAARTERTKVVLFVSPSNPTGAVYSEADTEAIGRWAVEHGLWVLTDEIYEHLVYGDAKFTSLPAVVPELRDKCIVVNGVAKTYAMTGWRVGWIIGPKDVVKAATNLQSHATSNVANVSQAAALAAVSGDLDAVAEMRTAFDRRRRTIVRMLNEIDGVFCPEPEGAFYAYPSVKELLGKEIRGKRPATSVELAALILDEAEVAVVPGEAFGTPGYLRLSYALGDADLTEGVSRIQKLLGEAKA, encoded by the coding sequence ATGAGCGCTGCTACTTCTCCGTCCGAGCGCAGGGTCTCCGCCCGCATCGGTGCCATTTCCGAGTCCGCCACCCTCGCCGTCGACGCCAAGGCCAAGGCCCTCAAGGCCGCGGGCCGGCCGGTGATCGGCTTCGGTGCCGGCGAGCCCGACTTCCCGACTCCCGGCTACATCGTCGACGCCGCGGTCGAGGCCTGCCGCAACCCCAAGTTCCACCGCTACACCCCGGCGGGCGGGCTCCCCGAGCTCAAGGCCGCCATCGCGGAGAAGACGCTGCGCGACTCCGGCTACGAGGTCGACGCCTCCCAGATCCTGGTGACCAACGGCGGCAAGCAGGCCATCTACGAGGCCTTCGCCGCGATCCTCGACCCGGGCGACGAGGTCATCGTCCCGGCCCCGTACTGGACCACCTACCCCGAGTCGATCCGGCTGGCCGGCGGCGTCCCGGTGGAGGTCGTGGCCGACGAGACCACCGGCTACCGGGTCTCCGTCGAGCAGCTGGAGGCGGCCCGTACCGAGCGTACGAAGGTCGTCCTGTTCGTCTCCCCGTCGAACCCGACCGGCGCGGTCTACAGCGAGGCCGACACCGAGGCCATCGGCCGCTGGGCCGTCGAGCACGGCCTGTGGGTCCTGACCGACGAGATCTACGAGCACCTCGTCTACGGGGACGCGAAGTTCACCTCGCTGCCGGCGGTCGTGCCCGAGCTGCGCGACAAGTGCATCGTGGTCAACGGCGTCGCCAAGACGTACGCGATGACCGGCTGGCGGGTGGGGTGGATCATCGGCCCCAAGGACGTCGTGAAGGCCGCGACCAACCTCCAGTCGCACGCCACGTCCAACGTCGCCAACGTCTCCCAGGCGGCCGCGCTGGCCGCCGTCTCCGGGGACCTGGACGCGGTCGCCGAGATGCGCACCGCCTTCGACCGGCGCCGCAGGACCATCGTGCGGATGCTCAACGAGATCGACGGCGTGTTCTGCCCGGAGCCCGAGGGCGCGTTCTACGCGTACCCGTCGGTGAAGGAGCTGCTCGGCAAGGAGATCCGCGGCAAGCGCCCGGCCACCTCGGTGGAGCTGGCGGCGCTGATCCTGGACGAGGCCGAGGTGGCGGTCGTCCCGGGCGAGGCCTTCGGCACGCCGGGCTACCTGCGCCTTTCGTACGCGCTGGGCGACGCCGACCTCACCGAGGGCGTCTCGCGCATCCAGAAGCTGCTGGGCGAGGCGAAGGCGTAG
- the rplA gene encoding 50S ribosomal protein L1: MKRSKNLRAADAKIDRERLYAPLEAVRLAKDTASTKFDGTVEVAFRLGVDPRKADQMVRGTVNLPHGTGKTARVLVFATGDRAAAAEAAGADIVGADELIDEVAKGRLDFDAVVATPDLMGKVGRLGRVLGPRGLMPNPKTGTVTPDVVKAVNDIKGGKIEFRVDKHSNLHFIIGKVSFDETKLVENYAAALEEVLRLKPSAAKGRYIKKAALATTMGPGIPLDSNRTRNLLVEEDPAAV; the protein is encoded by the coding sequence GTGAAGCGCAGCAAGAACCTCCGCGCTGCGGACGCCAAGATCGACCGGGAGCGCCTGTACGCCCCGCTCGAAGCCGTCCGTCTCGCCAAGGACACCGCCTCCACGAAGTTCGACGGCACCGTCGAGGTCGCCTTCCGCCTGGGTGTCGACCCGCGCAAGGCCGACCAGATGGTCCGCGGCACCGTGAACCTCCCGCACGGCACCGGCAAGACCGCCCGGGTCCTGGTCTTCGCGACCGGTGACCGTGCTGCGGCCGCGGAAGCCGCCGGAGCCGACATCGTCGGCGCCGACGAGCTCATCGACGAGGTGGCGAAGGGCCGTCTGGACTTCGACGCCGTCGTCGCGACCCCGGACCTCATGGGCAAGGTCGGCCGCCTCGGCCGCGTGCTCGGTCCGCGTGGTCTGATGCCGAACCCGAAGACCGGCACCGTCACCCCCGACGTCGTGAAGGCTGTCAACGACATCAAGGGCGGCAAGATCGAGTTCCGCGTCGACAAGCACTCGAACCTGCACTTCATCATCGGCAAGGTCTCCTTCGACGAGACCAAGCTGGTGGAGAACTACGCAGCGGCGCTGGAAGAGGTCCTCCGTCTGAAGCCGTCCGCCGCCAAGGGCCGCTACATCAAGAAGGCCGCGCTGGCGACCACGATGGGCCCCGGCATCCCGCTGGACTCCAACCGCACCCGTAACCTCCTCGTCGAGGAGGACCCGGCCGCCGTCTGA
- a CDS encoding UDP-N-acetylmuramate dehydrogenase produces the protein MQELHDAPLAPLTTFRLGGPATCLLTATTDAEVVRAVREADDSGTPLLIIGGGSNLVIGDKGFEGTALRIATKGFVLDGASLELAAGETWTDAVARTVDAGLAGLECLAGIPGSAGATPIQNVGAYGQEVSSTITEVVAYDRRTRETVTLPNSECAFSYRHSRFKTEPDRYVVLRVRFGLEESGGLSAPLKYPETARAMGVAEGERVPAAAARETVLRLRAGKGMVLDPEDHDTWSAGSFFTNPILEQAEFDAFLARVADRLGPDVKPPAFPAGEGRTKTSAAWLIDRAGFTKGYGTGPARISTKHTLALTNRGAATTEDLLALAREVVAGVHAAFGVTLVNEPVTVGVSL, from the coding sequence GTGCAGGAACTCCACGACGCGCCCCTCGCCCCCCTGACCACCTTCCGGCTCGGCGGCCCCGCCACCTGCCTCCTGACCGCCACGACGGACGCCGAGGTGGTCCGGGCCGTGCGGGAGGCCGACGACAGCGGCACCCCGCTCCTGATCATCGGCGGCGGCAGCAACCTGGTCATCGGGGACAAGGGCTTCGAGGGCACCGCCCTGCGCATCGCGACCAAGGGCTTCGTGCTCGACGGCGCCTCACTCGAACTGGCCGCCGGCGAGACCTGGACCGACGCCGTCGCCCGCACCGTGGACGCCGGGCTCGCGGGCCTCGAATGCCTGGCCGGAATCCCCGGCTCGGCCGGCGCCACCCCGATCCAGAACGTCGGGGCGTACGGGCAGGAGGTGTCCTCCACCATCACGGAGGTCGTCGCCTACGACCGGCGGACCCGCGAAACCGTCACCCTCCCGAACTCCGAGTGCGCGTTCTCCTACCGGCACAGCCGCTTCAAGACCGAACCCGACCGGTACGTGGTGCTGCGCGTCCGCTTCGGCCTGGAGGAGTCCGGCGGCCTGTCCGCGCCGCTCAAGTACCCCGAAACCGCCCGCGCCATGGGCGTCGCCGAGGGTGAACGTGTTCCCGCCGCCGCAGCCCGCGAAACCGTGCTGCGGCTGCGCGCCGGCAAGGGCATGGTGCTCGACCCCGAGGACCACGACACCTGGTCGGCCGGGTCCTTCTTCACCAACCCGATCCTGGAGCAGGCCGAGTTCGACGCCTTCCTGGCCCGGGTCGCCGACCGGCTCGGCCCCGACGTGAAGCCCCCCGCCTTCCCGGCCGGCGAGGGCCGCACCAAGACCTCCGCGGCCTGGCTCATCGACCGGGCCGGCTTCACCAAGGGCTACGGCACCGGACCCGCCCGCATCTCCACCAAGCACACGCTCGCCCTCACCAACCGGGGCGCGGCCACCACCGAAGACCTGCTGGCCCTGGCCCGCGAGGTCGTCGCCGGGGTCCACGCGGCCTTCGGCGTCACCCTCGTCAACGAACCGGTGACCGTGGGCGTGAGCCTGTAG
- the nusG gene encoding transcription termination/antitermination protein NusG, which yields MSDPNLNDAVEPTAGAFESAEDELDIVQAADAEEPDQAEAADAAADEAPEAGAADETSDGEAEETAEAAEEEAEPAEPVDPVTALREELRGLPGEWYVIHTYAGYEKRVKANLEQRAVSLNVEEFIYQAEVPEEEIVQIKNGERKNVRQNKLPGYVLVRMDLTNESWGVVRNTPGVTGFVGNAYDPYPLTLDEIVKMLAPEAEEKAAREAAEAEGKPAPSRKVEVQVLDFEVGDSVTVTDGPFATLQATINEINADSKKVKGLVEIFGRETPVELSFDQIQKN from the coding sequence GTGTCTGACCCGAACCTGAACGACGCCGTCGAGCCGACGGCGGGCGCCTTCGAGTCCGCCGAGGACGAGCTCGACATCGTCCAGGCGGCGGACGCCGAGGAGCCGGACCAGGCCGAAGCTGCCGACGCCGCCGCCGACGAGGCCCCCGAGGCCGGTGCCGCCGACGAGACCTCCGACGGCGAGGCCGAGGAGACCGCGGAAGCCGCCGAGGAGGAGGCCGAGCCGGCCGAGCCCGTCGACCCCGTCACCGCCCTGCGCGAGGAACTGCGCGGCCTGCCGGGCGAGTGGTACGTCATCCACACGTACGCCGGTTACGAGAAGCGTGTGAAGGCCAACCTGGAGCAGCGCGCCGTCTCGCTGAACGTGGAGGAGTTCATCTATCAGGCCGAGGTGCCTGAGGAGGAAATCGTCCAGATCAAGAACGGCGAGCGCAAGAACGTCCGCCAGAACAAGCTCCCGGGCTACGTCCTGGTGCGCATGGACCTGACGAACGAGTCCTGGGGCGTCGTCCGCAACACCCCCGGCGTCACCGGCTTCGTGGGCAACGCCTACGACCCGTACCCGCTGACCCTGGACGAGATCGTCAAGATGCTCGCGCCGGAGGCCGAGGAGAAGGCCGCCCGTGAGGCCGCCGAGGCCGAGGGCAAGCCGGCTCCGTCCCGCAAGGTCGAGGTCCAGGTCCTGGACTTCGAGGTGGGCGACTCGGTCACCGTCACCGACGGCCCGTTCGCGACGCTGCAGGCGACGATCAACGAGATCAACGCCGACTCGAAGAAGGTCAAGGGCCTCGTCGAGATCTTCGGTCGCGAGACCCCGGTCGAGCTCAGCTTCGACCAGATCCAGAAGAACTAG
- a CDS encoding TetR/AcrR family transcriptional regulator has protein sequence MEQKPARARLIDAAHQLMQTKGLARTTTKEIAKAAGCSEAALYKHFLSKEELFVVVLKERLPKVDGILRKLITEPGEGERSVEQNLTEIARQAALFYEQSFPIAASLYAEPRLKERHDAAMRELSTGPHLPIRGVDTYLRAEQTAGRVPADADTYAAASLLMGACAQRAFAYDATETGGPPQSLDAFAASLARTLVRGLGR, from the coding sequence ATGGAGCAGAAGCCGGCCCGCGCCCGCCTCATCGACGCCGCCCACCAGCTCATGCAGACCAAGGGCCTGGCCCGGACCACCACCAAGGAGATCGCGAAGGCGGCCGGCTGCTCGGAGGCCGCGCTCTACAAGCACTTCCTCAGCAAGGAAGAGCTTTTCGTGGTCGTGCTGAAGGAGCGGCTGCCCAAGGTCGACGGCATCCTGCGCAAGCTGATCACCGAGCCGGGGGAGGGGGAGCGCTCGGTCGAGCAGAACCTCACCGAGATCGCCCGCCAGGCCGCCCTGTTCTACGAGCAGAGCTTCCCGATCGCCGCGTCCCTGTACGCCGAGCCGAGGCTCAAGGAACGCCACGACGCGGCCATGCGCGAGCTGAGCACGGGCCCCCACCTGCCCATCCGGGGCGTGGACACCTATCTGCGGGCCGAACAGACCGCGGGCCGGGTACCGGCCGACGCCGACACCTACGCGGCCGCCTCCCTGCTGATGGGGGCCTGCGCCCAGCGGGCCTTCGCCTACGACGCCACGGAGACCGGCGGACCGCCGCAGTCCCTCGACGCCTTCGCCGCGTCCCTCGCCCGGACCCTGGTGCGCGGCCTCGGCCGGTAG
- the secE gene encoding preprotein translocase subunit SecE, with protein MTDAVGSIDMPDAEDEVPESKKKTRKGGKRGKKGPLGRLALFYRQIIAELRKVVWPTRNQLTTYTSVVIVFVVVMIGLVTVIDLGFARVIKYVFG; from the coding sequence GTGACGGACGCCGTGGGCTCCATCGACATGCCTGATGCCGAGGACGAAGTCCCCGAGTCGAAGAAGAAGACCCGGAAGGGCGGCAAGCGCGGCAAGAAGGGCCCTCTGGGCCGTCTCGCGCTCTTCTACCGCCAGATCATCGCCGAGCTGCGCAAGGTCGTCTGGCCGACGCGCAACCAGCTGACGACGTACACCTCCGTGGTGATCGTGTTCGTGGTCGTCATGATTGGTCTCGTAACCGTGATTGACTTGGGCTTCGCGCGGGTCATCAAGTACGTCTTCGGCTGA
- a CDS encoding adenosine deaminase, which yields MERDVRLLPKAHLHLHFTGSMRPTTLLELADKYGVRLPEALTGGEPPKLRATDERGWFRFQRLYDIARSCLRTPEDIQRLVHEAAQEDVADGSGWLEIQVDPTSYAPLLGGLIPAIEIILDAVDSASRATRLPIRVVIAANRMKHPLDARTLARLAVRYADRGVVGFGLSNDERRGMARDFDRAFAIAREGGLLAAPHGGELSGPSSVRDCLDDLDASRVGHGVRAAEDPRLLRRLAESGVTCEVCPASNVALGVYEKPSDVPLRTLFDAGVPMALGADDPLLFGSRLAAQYDLVRRHHAFTDEELAELARQSVRGSSAPEPVRAELLAGVDDWLSKPVA from the coding sequence ATGGAGCGTGATGTACGTCTGTTGCCCAAGGCCCACCTGCACCTGCACTTCACCGGGTCGATGCGGCCCACGACGCTGCTGGAGCTCGCCGACAAGTACGGCGTGCGGCTGCCCGAGGCCCTGACCGGCGGCGAGCCCCCCAAGCTGCGTGCGACGGACGAGCGGGGCTGGTTCCGCTTCCAGCGGCTGTACGACATCGCCCGGTCCTGCCTGCGGACCCCCGAGGACATCCAGCGGCTGGTGCACGAGGCCGCCCAGGAAGACGTGGCGGACGGCTCCGGCTGGCTGGAGATCCAGGTCGACCCCACCTCGTACGCGCCCCTGCTCGGCGGCCTGATCCCGGCGATCGAGATCATCCTGGACGCCGTGGACAGCGCCTCGCGCGCGACCCGGCTGCCGATCCGGGTGGTCATCGCGGCCAACCGGATGAAGCACCCGCTGGATGCCAGGACCCTCGCGCGGCTCGCCGTGCGGTACGCGGACCGGGGCGTCGTCGGATTCGGGCTCTCCAACGACGAGCGGCGCGGCATGGCCCGTGACTTCGACCGGGCCTTCGCCATCGCCCGGGAGGGCGGTCTGCTGGCCGCCCCGCACGGGGGCGAGCTGTCGGGCCCGTCCAGCGTCCGCGACTGCCTGGACGATCTCGACGCCTCCCGGGTCGGGCACGGGGTGCGCGCGGCCGAGGACCCCCGGCTGCTGCGCAGGCTGGCCGAGAGCGGGGTGACCTGCGAGGTGTGCCCGGCGTCGAATGTGGCGCTCGGTGTCTACGAGAAGCCGTCCGACGTGCCGCTGCGCACGCTGTTCGACGCGGGTGTGCCGATGGCGCTCGGCGCCGACGACCCGCTGCTCTTCGGCTCCCGGCTGGCCGCGCAGTACGACCTGGTGCGCCGCCATCACGCGTTCACGGACGAGGAGCTGGCCGAGCTGGCCCGCCAGTCGGTACGGGGTTCGTCGGCGCCCGAGCCGGTGCGCGCGGAGCTGCTGGCGGGGGTCGACGACTGGCTGTCGAAGCCGGTGGCCTGA